A region of Bacillus rossius redtenbacheri isolate Brsri chromosome 2, Brsri_v3, whole genome shotgun sequence DNA encodes the following proteins:
- the LOC134529074 gene encoding dnaJ homolog subfamily B member 9-like yields MKISQLCLFSLIFFAVFNFTSTAEKGKKNYYDVLGIKKTATDRDIKRAFRKLAVKYHPDKNKQKGAENKFTEIAEAYEVLSDPAKRRTYDQLGSGMFGGANGAGGSHHFNHDNMYHSFEETMGNTFHFGGHGHGDFHGQHRHAQGHGFVFEDIFMEDPFMNFFGQDEHTFGDGSSFFGSHFSQGGHANAHAGSQFSSVHSSHHSERQKRGQTCYTRTERVGNTVTTYTECH; encoded by the exons atgaaaatttctCAGCTCTGCCTTTTCTCCCTGATCTTCTTTGCTGTTTTCAACTTTACCTCAACTGCCGAGAAGGGGAAGAAGAACTACTATGATGTGCTCGGCATTAAGAAGACTGCAACGGATAGAGACATAAAGCGGGCGTTTAGAAAGTTGGCAGTTAAGTATCACCCCGATAAGAACAAACAGAAGGGAGCTGAAAACAAGTTCACAGAAATTGCAGAAG CATATGAAGTGCTTTCGGATCCAGCCAAGCGAAGAACCTACGATCAGCTAGGTAGCGGAATGTTTGGAGGCGCCAATGGGGCTGGTGGGTCGCACCATTTTAACCATGACAACATGTATCACAGCTTTGAAGAGACAATGGGGAATACTTTCCATTTTGGAGGACATGGGCATGGCGACTTCCACGGACAACACAGGCATGCTCAAGGCCATGGATTTGTTTTCGAAGATATCTTCATG GAGGATCCTTTCATGAACTTCTTTGGGCAAGACGAGCACACCTTCGGAGACGGCAGCTCGTTCTTCGGAAGCCACTTCTCACAGGGAGGCCACGCGAACGCGCATGCGGGCAGCCAGTTCTCCAGCGTCCACTCGAGTCACCACTCTGAGCGGCAGAAGCGTGGCCAGACCTGCTACACGCGAACCGAGCGTGTGGGTAACACTGTCACCACCTACACCGAATGTCACTAG